The following coding sequences lie in one Peribacillus frigoritolerans genomic window:
- a CDS encoding DUF1294 domain-containing protein, with the protein MQGVWFIAAYIIITNIIGFALMGIDKRKARNGEYRISEKTLWFWAVIGGGTGSFLGMKQFRHKTKHAAFKWGLPILMILQIGLLIKIFIQL; encoded by the coding sequence ATGCAAGGAGTATGGTTCATTGCTGCTTATATAATCATCACAAACATCATCGGGTTTGCCTTAATGGGAATCGACAAAAGGAAAGCGCGTAATGGGGAGTACCGGATCAGTGAAAAGACACTTTGGTTTTGGGCGGTCATAGGCGGAGGGACTGGGTCCTTTTTGGGGATGAAGCAATTCCGCCATAAGACGAAGCATGCCGCTTTTAAGTGGGGCCTGCCTATATTGATGATTCTTCAGATAGGCTTATTGATTAAGATATTCATTCAATTGTAA
- the glcD gene encoding glycolate oxidase subunit GlcD has translation MLTKQVKQLLLTIVGQENYDDSKVECLVYSYDATPGFQAMPDAVIKPGSTAEVAAIVKVCNEYNVPIVPRGSGTNLSGGTCPTEGGLVLLFNRMNSLLEIDEENLTATVQPGLITLDLISAVEEKGLFYPPDPSSMKISTIGGNINENSGGLRGLKYGVTRDYVIGLEVVLPNGDIIRTGGKLAKDVAGYDLTKLFVGSEGTLGIVTEAILKLIPMPETTKTMLALYQDLDAAAQSVAKIISNKIIPVTLEFLDRPTLIVVEDFAKIGLPTNVEAVLLIEQDGPPEVVERDMKRMADICLEEKAVSVEIAETESDAVALKTARRTALSALARLKPTTILEDATVPRSEIAKMVKAINEIADKHNVDICTFGHAGDGNLHPTCITDARDHEEMERVELAFADIFAAAIDLGGTITGEHGVGAMKAPYLEWKLKKEGIEAMRAIKQAFDPNNIMNPGKVFAKETRKRVVVTS, from the coding sequence ATGTTAACAAAGCAGGTTAAGCAGCTACTTCTTACCATCGTCGGTCAGGAGAATTACGATGACTCAAAAGTGGAATGTCTAGTCTATTCATATGATGCAACGCCAGGCTTTCAAGCGATGCCGGATGCTGTCATTAAACCGGGCAGCACAGCTGAAGTCGCAGCCATCGTCAAAGTTTGTAACGAATATAATGTTCCAATCGTTCCACGCGGGTCTGGGACGAACTTGAGCGGAGGCACCTGCCCTACAGAGGGAGGGCTTGTCCTTTTATTCAATCGAATGAATTCATTACTTGAAATAGATGAGGAGAACTTAACGGCGACCGTACAGCCTGGGCTCATCACATTGGACTTGATTTCAGCAGTTGAAGAAAAGGGATTGTTTTATCCGCCAGATCCAAGTTCAATGAAAATCTCCACGATTGGCGGCAACATTAATGAGAACTCCGGTGGACTGCGAGGATTAAAGTACGGAGTCACCCGTGATTATGTCATCGGGCTTGAAGTTGTCCTGCCGAATGGGGACATCATTCGAACAGGGGGCAAACTTGCCAAAGACGTAGCCGGATATGATTTAACGAAACTATTTGTCGGATCGGAAGGGACCTTGGGAATCGTTACGGAAGCGATCTTAAAGCTGATCCCCATGCCGGAAACGACAAAGACGATGCTTGCCTTATATCAAGATCTGGATGCTGCAGCCCAGTCAGTGGCCAAGATCATTTCAAATAAAATCATTCCTGTTACATTGGAATTTCTGGATCGGCCGACTTTGATCGTTGTTGAGGACTTCGCGAAAATCGGTTTGCCCACCAATGTGGAAGCCGTCCTGCTGATTGAACAGGATGGTCCGCCTGAAGTGGTGGAACGTGATATGAAAAGGATGGCCGATATCTGTCTAGAGGAAAAGGCGGTTTCAGTGGAAATTGCCGAAACGGAATCTGACGCTGTCGCCTTGAAAACAGCAAGACGGACAGCCCTTTCCGCACTGGCACGCCTCAAGCCGACGACCATTTTGGAAGATGCCACAGTTCCCCGCTCGGAAATTGCCAAAATGGTTAAAGCAATTAATGAAATTGCAGACAAGCATAACGTGGACATTTGCACTTTTGGTCATGCTGGGGATGGGAATCTGCATCCAACGTGCATTACCGACGCTCGTGATCATGAGGAAATGGAGAGGGTGGAGCTCGCTTTTGCCGACATTTTTGCCGCGGCTATCGACCTTGGCGGGACGATTACCGGTGAACATGGTGTGGGAGCCATGAAGGCCCCGTATCTTGAATGGAAGCTGAAGAAAGAAGGGATTGAGGCCATGAGGGCGATTAAACAAGCTTTCGATCCCAATAACATCATGAATCCCGGTAAAGTATTTGCCAAGGAAACCAGGAAAAGGGTGGTGGTTACTTCATGA
- a CDS encoding M42 family metallopeptidase codes for MAQLDETLRMLRDLTDAKGIAGNESEVRKVMTEYITPFADEISTDGLGSLIAKKTGDENGPKIVVTGHMDEVGFMITQIDDKGFLRFQPVGGWWSQVMLAQRVTIVTGKGDITGIIGSKPPHILSAEARKKPIDIKDMFIDIGASSKEEVKEWGVKPGDMVVPYFEFTVMNNEKMLLAKAWDNRIGCAIAIDVLKQLKDSDHPNVVYGIGAVQEEVGLRGSKTSTFKIQPDIGFAVDVGIAGDTPGVSEKEAMSKMGEGPQIVIYDSSMVAHKGLRDFVTDTADEMNIPYQYESIPGGGTDAGSIHLTANGVPALAITIATRYIHSHAAMLHRDDYENAVKLIVEVIKRLDREAVDRIIYE; via the coding sequence ATGGCTCAATTGGATGAAACGTTAAGGATGCTGCGGGACTTAACGGATGCTAAAGGCATTGCAGGAAATGAAAGTGAAGTAAGAAAAGTGATGACCGAATACATAACACCATTTGCGGATGAAATATCGACAGATGGCCTGGGAAGTTTGATTGCCAAGAAAACGGGTGATGAAAACGGACCGAAAATCGTCGTTACCGGGCATATGGACGAAGTCGGTTTCATGATCACCCAAATTGATGATAAAGGATTTTTGCGTTTTCAGCCGGTAGGGGGCTGGTGGTCACAGGTAATGCTGGCCCAGCGCGTGACGATCGTTACAGGTAAAGGTGATATAACTGGCATTATCGGTTCCAAGCCGCCACATATCCTGTCAGCGGAGGCGCGGAAGAAGCCGATTGATATTAAGGATATGTTTATTGATATTGGTGCATCCAGTAAAGAAGAGGTTAAGGAATGGGGCGTCAAGCCAGGGGATATGGTTGTGCCATATTTTGAATTCACGGTCATGAATAATGAAAAGATGCTGCTTGCCAAAGCCTGGGACAATCGAATTGGCTGTGCAATCGCCATTGATGTGCTTAAACAGCTGAAAGACAGCGACCATCCTAATGTAGTATATGGAATTGGCGCAGTGCAAGAAGAGGTCGGCCTGCGTGGCTCCAAAACATCCACATTCAAAATTCAGCCGGATATCGGGTTTGCCGTCGATGTCGGCATTGCTGGTGATACACCGGGGGTTTCCGAAAAAGAAGCGATGAGTAAGATGGGGGAAGGCCCGCAAATCGTCATCTATGATTCATCGATGGTGGCACATAAGGGATTACGCGATTTCGTCACAGACACGGCTGATGAAATGAATATTCCTTATCAATATGAATCGATTCCAGGCGGCGGGACGGATGCCGGCTCCATCCATTTAACGGCAAATGGCGTGCCCGCACTGGCGATCACGATTGCCACACGCTACATTCATTCACACGCAGCAATGCTTCACAGGGATGATTATGAGAATGCAGTTAAGCTCATTGTCGAAGTGATTAAACGCCTCGATCGCGAAGCGGTTGATCGGATCATTTACGAATAA
- a CDS encoding L-lactate permease — MTWTQNFTPITDNLVLSSLAALIPILYFFWALTIKRMKGYIAGITTLIVAIAVAILIYGMPAGKAVMSASQGAVYGLLPIGWIIITSVFLYKMTVKSGQFNIIRSSVLSLTEDRRLQALLVAFSFGAFLEGAAGFGAPVAISAALLVGLGFNPLYAAGICLIANTAPVAFGAVGIPIIAMEGPTGIAAMEISKMVGRQLPFLSAFIPLYLILIMTGWKRSLEVLPAILVSGISFAVTQYLSSNFLGPELPDILSALVSLFALAIFLKFWKPKTIFRFASEETAATVEPLYTAEAEAKYTKWQIFHAWSPFLLLTLFITIWGMNPIKPALSGHYEGNNVLLGAINEIGKLLTFQIEVPGLHNEIIGSNGLPIAAFYKIELLGAAGTAILLAAIVTKFIAHMSAKDFFGTFVEAMKELAKPILMISTVVAFAYVTNSSGMSTTLGMTLAKSGDLFPFFAPVLGWLGVFITGSDTSANLLFGSLQKVTALKVGMEPVLALAANSSGGVTGKMISPQSIAIACAAVGLAGRESELLRFTLKHSLFLLLLVCVITFLQNGVLSWMIP; from the coding sequence ATGACATGGACACAAAACTTTACGCCGATCACCGATAATTTAGTTTTATCATCTCTTGCCGCACTCATTCCAATTCTTTACTTTTTCTGGGCACTTACCATCAAACGTATGAAAGGTTACATTGCAGGTATAACCACGTTGATTGTAGCTATTGCAGTGGCTATATTGATATATGGAATGCCTGCAGGAAAAGCAGTGATGTCTGCTTCACAGGGAGCTGTATATGGACTGCTCCCAATCGGATGGATAATCATCACCTCCGTATTTTTGTACAAAATGACCGTTAAAAGCGGACAATTCAATATCATTCGTTCTTCGGTGCTTTCGCTTACGGAAGACCGCCGTCTTCAGGCATTATTGGTGGCATTTTCTTTCGGTGCTTTTTTAGAAGGTGCCGCGGGATTTGGAGCACCGGTCGCCATTTCAGCCGCGCTTTTGGTCGGTCTCGGATTTAACCCGCTATATGCAGCCGGGATTTGTTTGATCGCGAATACCGCTCCGGTAGCATTCGGGGCGGTTGGAATACCGATCATCGCCATGGAAGGCCCTACTGGCATAGCCGCCATGGAGATTTCAAAAATGGTCGGCCGCCAATTGCCATTCCTTTCGGCTTTCATTCCGCTTTATCTCATTTTGATAATGACTGGGTGGAAAAGGTCGCTTGAAGTCCTGCCGGCAATTCTGGTTTCCGGAATTTCCTTTGCCGTCACACAGTACTTAAGTTCAAATTTTCTTGGGCCCGAATTACCGGACATCCTTTCGGCGTTAGTGTCACTGTTTGCATTGGCGATCTTCCTTAAATTCTGGAAACCTAAAACGATTTTTCGCTTTGCATCCGAGGAAACGGCAGCCACTGTCGAACCTTTATATACAGCCGAAGCGGAAGCAAAATATACGAAATGGCAGATATTCCATGCTTGGTCACCATTCCTTCTGTTAACGCTTTTCATAACAATTTGGGGGATGAACCCAATAAAGCCGGCACTCTCCGGACATTATGAAGGCAACAATGTGCTGCTTGGCGCAATCAATGAAATCGGGAAGCTATTAACCTTCCAAATCGAAGTCCCAGGTCTGCATAATGAAATAATCGGAAGCAATGGATTGCCGATTGCGGCTTTCTATAAAATAGAACTGCTCGGAGCAGCCGGGACGGCCATTTTACTGGCTGCCATCGTAACGAAGTTCATCGCACACATGTCAGCAAAAGACTTCTTTGGCACCTTTGTTGAAGCGATGAAAGAGTTGGCAAAACCGATCTTGATGATTTCTACCGTGGTGGCCTTTGCCTATGTAACGAATTCTTCAGGCATGTCGACAACATTAGGGATGACCCTTGCAAAATCGGGTGATTTATTTCCGTTCTTCGCACCGGTTCTCGGCTGGCTGGGTGTATTCATTACCGGATCGGATACATCAGCCAACCTCTTATTTGGCAGTCTGCAGAAAGTGACCGCTCTTAAGGTGGGGATGGAACCGGTCCTGGCACTGGCGGCGAACTCTTCCGGAGGGGTCACTGGAAAGATGATTTCACCACAATCGATAGCGATTGCATGTGCTGCCGTGGGATTGGCGGGCAGGGAATCGGAATTATTGAGATTCACGCTCAAACATAGTCTTTTCTTATTGCTGCTTGTTTGTGTAATTACCTTCTTGCAAAATGGCGTCCTTTCCTGGATGATTCCATAA
- a CDS encoding TVP38/TMEM64 family protein, which produces MNDKLTLVMSYVQSGSVFAPLIFITFHLLRQFLFIPVIVVCMSGGVLFGAAFGTIYSVIGLTLSSMAFYFVIGKFPKTKDRLLRLKNKLFGNRKLNSRQIAVLRLIPFIHFYLLSLCLLESNKGLKNYFYLSFMTNLPVAFVYTVFGHYIADFSPTLIVIILLSLTLLLYLLREKQTVVPWKEFFRSDD; this is translated from the coding sequence ATGAATGATAAACTGACACTTGTGATGAGCTACGTTCAATCAGGAAGCGTGTTTGCACCGTTGATTTTTATCACTTTTCATTTATTAAGGCAATTTTTATTCATTCCCGTCATTGTGGTTTGCATGTCTGGCGGAGTATTATTCGGGGCAGCTTTTGGAACCATCTATTCGGTAATCGGTTTGACGTTGTCCAGTATGGCCTTTTATTTCGTGATAGGCAAATTTCCGAAGACAAAGGATAGGCTGCTGCGGCTTAAGAATAAGCTGTTTGGAAACCGAAAGCTAAACAGCCGGCAAATTGCAGTACTGAGGCTAATACCATTCATTCACTTTTACTTGCTGTCGCTTTGCTTATTGGAATCCAATAAAGGGCTGAAAAATTATTTTTATCTATCCTTCATGACCAATCTCCCTGTAGCATTCGTATATACCGTTTTTGGCCACTATATTGCAGATTTCAGTCCAACCCTGATCGTCATCATTTTATTATCCTTAACCTTATTGCTCTATTTATTGAGAGAGAAGCAGACGGTCGTTCCCTGGAAGGAATTTTTTCGTTCAGATGATTAA
- a CDS encoding LutC/YkgG family protein yields the protein MMNGTIHNEGTFLNNIANNLGRAPITEGISVPEWKHAPQKEVLKHATPNDLVAELKEQCKRVHTQFHVTDSKQVMHCLKQVIEELGNGPLIIPKDDRFSDYGLEGILKEKDVHIWNHQAGNENIEKAESANIGITFSEMTLAESATVVLFSDKDHGRSISFLPSCHVSIIPKSTIVPRMTQAAAVIRSKVTRGEVVPSCINFITGPSNSADIEMDLVVGVHGPIKAVYIIVEDK from the coding sequence ATCATGAATGGAACCATCCATAATGAAGGGACATTTTTAAACAATATAGCCAACAACCTGGGAAGGGCTCCTATTACGGAAGGCATCTCCGTTCCGGAATGGAAGCACGCCCCCCAAAAAGAAGTTTTGAAACATGCGACACCAAATGATCTTGTCGCGGAATTGAAGGAGCAATGTAAACGGGTGCATACTCAATTTCACGTTACCGACTCCAAACAAGTGATGCATTGTTTAAAACAGGTGATTGAGGAACTTGGAAACGGACCCTTGATCATCCCTAAGGACGATCGATTTTCCGACTATGGGTTAGAGGGTATCTTAAAGGAAAAAGATGTCCATATATGGAATCACCAAGCCGGGAATGAAAATATCGAAAAAGCAGAAAGTGCTAACATCGGAATCACATTCAGTGAGATGACACTAGCAGAATCAGCGACCGTCGTCTTGTTCAGCGACAAGGACCACGGCCGTTCCATCAGCTTCCTTCCTTCCTGCCATGTTTCCATCATTCCAAAAAGCACCATCGTTCCGCGAATGACCCAGGCTGCTGCGGTCATCCGTTCAAAAGTTACCCGGGGCGAAGTCGTTCCTTCCTGCATCAATTTCATAACAGGGCCGAGCAATTCGGCTGATATCGAAATGGACCTTGTCGTCGGCGTCCATGGACCCATCAAAGCGGTCTATATAATCGTCGAAGACAAGTAG
- a CDS encoding (Fe-S)-binding protein produces MKVTLFATCLVDLFQSNVGKATVELLERLGCEIDFPESQICCGQPAYNSGYTKESKEAMKKMIKTFADAEYIVTPSGSCAAMFKEYPALFKGDAEWEKKAASLAAKTYELTQFIVDVLKVIDVGATLKGKATYHTSCHMTRLLKVKEAPAILLSHVRGLEMTPLPDAQNCCGFGGTFSVKMGDISGQMVEEKVCNIEDTGADFLIGGDAGCLMNIGGRIQRKGQPVKVLHIAEVLNSI; encoded by the coding sequence TTGAAAGTTACTCTCTTTGCAACATGTTTAGTAGATTTGTTTCAATCCAATGTCGGCAAAGCGACAGTGGAGCTACTCGAGAGATTAGGCTGTGAGATCGATTTCCCGGAGTCCCAGATATGCTGCGGACAGCCGGCATATAATAGCGGGTATACGAAGGAATCGAAGGAAGCCATGAAAAAGATGATTAAAACGTTCGCGGATGCTGAATACATCGTAACCCCTTCCGGTTCCTGTGCAGCGATGTTCAAGGAATATCCGGCCCTTTTCAAAGGCGATGCCGAATGGGAAAAGAAAGCTGCATCATTAGCGGCTAAAACATATGAATTGACCCAATTCATCGTGGATGTCTTAAAAGTGATCGACGTCGGGGCGACCCTTAAGGGAAAGGCCACTTATCATACTTCATGCCATATGACACGGCTGCTTAAGGTCAAGGAAGCACCTGCCATTTTATTAAGCCATGTCAGGGGGCTGGAAATGACACCACTTCCGGATGCCCAAAACTGCTGCGGGTTCGGGGGAACCTTTTCGGTCAAGATGGGGGACATTTCCGGGCAAATGGTCGAGGAGAAAGTTTGCAATATTGAAGATACCGGGGCCGATTTTTTAATCGGAGGGGATGCAGGATGTTTGATGAATATCGGCGGACGGATCCAAAGGAAGGGGCAACCGGTGAAAGTGCTTCATATTGCGGAAGTCCTGAATAGTATTTAA
- a CDS encoding PucR family transcriptional regulator, whose translation MQLAAVAGKLVHEVRKLIEEEIIIIDHAGTIIASTDRSRIGSYHEGAIHAFNNREKLIINKQDERSWKGVKAGINLPIFFNQEAFCVIGITGDPKHVSPYAELLKKMTEMFIQESYHIEQAESQSRLMEFFVFEWHQLQTFNEHFLQKAKLLGVDVHADRIITYGEFKTEEIIEPHVWRTLQIYIRQQHLNDIAVRWGRNQFVILSIADFIGSKNQQYKKLSKLQKKLEESSGYKVCAGVSSRASGSAFRSAFFKAERSLKIAFPSSGIIFDEDLKLEVLLDEVTAETRQEYLSRTIQELLPNEELLKTLSMYFACDLSLKETAAALHIHINTLHYRLKRIEDLTRLNPRKLADLVTMYLAVRVLDKHTK comes from the coding sequence ATGCAATTGGCAGCTGTGGCAGGAAAATTGGTTCATGAGGTTCGGAAACTGATTGAAGAGGAAATCATCATTATTGATCATGCTGGCACAATTATCGCCAGCACCGACAGAAGCCGTATTGGATCTTATCATGAAGGAGCCATCCACGCTTTCAACAATCGTGAGAAATTGATCATCAACAAACAGGATGAACGAAGTTGGAAGGGAGTGAAGGCAGGTATAAACCTGCCTATTTTCTTCAACCAGGAAGCTTTTTGTGTCATTGGAATTACAGGTGACCCCAAACATGTTTCCCCTTATGCGGAACTATTAAAAAAGATGACGGAGATGTTCATTCAGGAAAGCTATCATATCGAACAAGCAGAATCCCAATCACGTCTGATGGAATTCTTCGTATTTGAATGGCATCAGCTGCAGACGTTCAATGAACACTTCCTTCAGAAGGCCAAGTTGCTTGGGGTCGATGTTCATGCAGACCGGATCATCACATATGGTGAATTCAAGACTGAGGAAATCATTGAACCTCATGTATGGAGAACGCTTCAGATATACATAAGACAGCAGCATCTCAATGACATCGCAGTCCGTTGGGGGAGGAACCAATTCGTCATTCTTTCAATAGCAGATTTCATCGGTTCAAAAAACCAGCAATATAAGAAACTTAGTAAACTGCAAAAAAAGCTGGAGGAGAGTTCGGGTTATAAAGTGTGTGCAGGAGTTAGTTCGCGTGCATCAGGATCCGCTTTCAGGTCAGCGTTTTTTAAAGCGGAACGTTCCTTGAAAATCGCGTTTCCTTCATCGGGAATCATATTTGACGAGGACTTGAAGCTTGAGGTACTGCTTGATGAAGTTACCGCTGAAACAAGACAGGAGTATTTATCCAGGACGATTCAGGAGCTGCTTCCTAATGAGGAGCTGCTTAAAACCCTTTCCATGTATTTTGCATGTGATCTATCTTTGAAGGAAACAGCCGCAGCCCTGCATATCCATATCAATACCCTTCATTACAGGCTTAAGCGCATAGAGGATTTGACCCGACTGAACCCTAGGAAGCTAGCCGATTTAGTCACTATGTATCTAGCAGTAAGAGTATTGGATAAACATACAAAATAA
- a CDS encoding LutB/LldF family L-lactate oxidation iron-sulfur protein gives MAMKTSSAKFKDRVDEGIHNDFMRLAVSSAQERLHGRRLTAVDELGSWEDWRSLGEEIRQHVLSNLDFYLHQLAENVSKRGGHVFFAQTAEEASGYIKDVIVKKNAKKVVKSKSMVTEEINLNATLEAVGLDVVETDLGEYILQVDDHDPPSHIVAPALHKNKEQIRDVFKEKLAYTQTEKPEELTAHVRGILRKDFLSADVGITGCNFAIAETGSIGLVTNEGNADLVTALPKTQITVMGMERLVPTFDEFEVLVSLLTRSAVGQRLTSYITALTGPRDEGDVDGPEEFHLVIVDNGRSSILGTEFQSVLQCIRCAACINVCPVYRQVGGHSYGSIYPGPIGAVLSPLLGGYDDFKELPYASTLCAACTDACPVKIPLHDLLRKHREVIVEKEKMAPFSEKMAMKAFGIGAASPMLYKFGSKIAPSAMSPFKTGDIISKGPGPLKTWTESREFPAPGKESFRDWFKNREKGGKPS, from the coding sequence ATGGCTATGAAAACCAGCTCTGCCAAGTTTAAAGACCGGGTGGATGAAGGAATACATAATGATTTTATGCGATTGGCCGTATCGAGTGCCCAAGAACGATTACACGGACGGCGGCTGACTGCCGTTGATGAATTGGGAAGCTGGGAGGATTGGCGTTCCCTTGGGGAAGAAATCCGGCAGCATGTGCTTAGTAACCTTGATTTCTATTTGCATCAGCTTGCAGAAAATGTTTCGAAAAGAGGCGGTCATGTCTTCTTCGCTCAAACGGCTGAAGAAGCAAGCGGATACATCAAGGATGTTATTGTAAAAAAGAATGCCAAAAAGGTCGTGAAATCCAAATCGATGGTCACGGAAGAGATCAATTTGAATGCCACTCTTGAAGCAGTTGGGCTCGATGTCGTTGAAACGGACCTTGGTGAATATATTTTACAAGTGGATGATCATGATCCCCCTTCCCATATCGTCGCACCTGCTCTCCATAAAAATAAGGAGCAGATTAGGGATGTTTTTAAAGAAAAGCTTGCATATACGCAAACTGAAAAACCGGAAGAGCTTACCGCCCATGTGCGGGGCATTCTGCGGAAAGATTTCTTAAGCGCCGATGTAGGCATTACCGGCTGTAATTTTGCGATTGCGGAAACGGGCTCGATCGGTTTGGTTACGAATGAAGGAAATGCCGATTTGGTCACTGCCCTCCCAAAAACGCAAATCACCGTGATGGGAATGGAAAGGCTTGTACCTACATTCGATGAATTCGAGGTCCTTGTCAGCTTGTTGACAAGAAGCGCTGTCGGCCAAAGATTGACCAGTTACATCACCGCACTTACCGGTCCGCGTGATGAAGGCGATGTAGACGGCCCCGAGGAATTTCACCTTGTGATCGTGGATAATGGACGCTCCTCCATTTTAGGAACTGAGTTTCAATCCGTTCTTCAATGCATTCGCTGTGCTGCCTGTATAAACGTCTGCCCGGTTTATCGCCAGGTTGGCGGTCATTCATATGGTTCAATATATCCGGGACCAATCGGTGCTGTGCTTTCACCCTTACTCGGAGGGTATGATGATTTCAAGGAGCTGCCGTATGCCTCCACTCTATGTGCAGCCTGTACAGATGCCTGTCCAGTAAAGATTCCTCTCCATGATTTACTGAGGAAGCATCGGGAAGTCATCGTTGAAAAGGAAAAAATGGCGCCGTTTTCAGAAAAGATGGCCATGAAGGCCTTCGGAATTGGTGCGGCATCGCCTATGCTTTATAAGTTCGGTTCCAAAATCGCCCCATCAGCGATGTCACCTTTTAAAACGGGGGATATCATCTCGAAAGGACCGGGACCACTCAAAACTTGGACAGAGAGCCGCGAGTTCCCTGCTCCAGGAAAGGAGAGCTTTCGGGACTGGTTCAAAAATCGGGAAAAAGGAGGGAAACCATCATGA
- a CDS encoding sigma-w pathway protein ysdB, producing the protein MVLIMRFILLALIIFLIYTVIKYLFNPKRKLELAHEQKKFFLLDDTANIRKNFLLTYNGVMFEGEKYLGTTERSFEVISIFIWPKKVAGLKGLKRNDFLKIEEAIKKQYPDAVIDWKSPVKEFLQK; encoded by the coding sequence ATGGTATTGATCATGCGGTTCATTCTTTTGGCTCTCATCATTTTCTTAATATATACAGTCATCAAATACCTATTTAATCCGAAAAGAAAATTAGAGCTGGCACATGAACAGAAAAAGTTCTTTCTGCTCGACGATACAGCCAATATACGAAAGAATTTTTTATTGACGTACAACGGGGTGATGTTTGAAGGGGAAAAGTATCTAGGGACGACGGAACGCTCCTTTGAGGTCATCTCCATCTTCATATGGCCCAAGAAAGTGGCCGGCCTAAAAGGCTTGAAGCGAAATGACTTCTTAAAAATCGAGGAAGCCATTAAAAAACAATATCCGGATGCCGTTATTGATTGGAAGAGCCCTGTTAAGGAATTTTTACAAAAATGA
- a CDS encoding dUTP diphosphatase: MKMNIGKLMEMQAALDEHIQSKHELGAEDLVERKILALLVELGELANETRCFKFWSLKGPSDKETILAEYVDGIHFILSLGIERGFVPEVPSAPNMHQEDLTIQFTAIYGYISEFRTQLTESSFQKVFAAYLHLGELLGFSAADVEKAYVSKNEVNYERQKQGY, translated from the coding sequence ATGAAAATGAACATAGGTAAATTAATGGAAATGCAGGCAGCTTTGGATGAGCATATACAATCAAAGCATGAATTGGGTGCTGAAGACTTGGTGGAACGGAAGATACTTGCTCTTTTAGTGGAGCTTGGAGAGCTTGCCAATGAAACGAGATGTTTTAAATTCTGGAGTCTTAAAGGACCCTCTGATAAAGAAACGATTTTGGCTGAATACGTGGATGGCATTCATTTCATTTTGTCACTCGGGATCGAACGGGGATTTGTACCGGAAGTTCCATCTGCCCCCAACATGCATCAGGAGGATTTGACTATTCAATTTACTGCTATTTACGGCTACATCAGTGAATTTCGCACACAGTTGACAGAGTCATCTTTCCAAAAAGTTTTTGCTGCGTATTTACATTTAGGAGAGTTGCTTGGATTTTCGGCAGCGGATGTGGAAAAAGCATATGTAAGCAAAAATGAAGTGAATTACGAAAGGCAAAAGCAAGGCTACTGA
- a CDS encoding FadR/GntR family transcriptional regulator, which yields MVYKKIKPKKIYEEVSDELYEMIRSGSLKPGEQLDSIQQLAENFQVGRPAIREALSALSSMGLIEIKQGEGTFVKTFDPAIMNHPLSAALLMDQDNIKHLLEVRKILESGTAEVAAKKRTEENLIELKDRLFDMEKVSDDEELSDKADIAFHVAVANASQNELLITLMNHVSELMTEKMRDIRRVALYSEEMTLKQLYQQHVRIYDAILAQDEDGARSAMLFHLQSVEESLDRVIQKNQQKNH from the coding sequence TTGGTATATAAAAAAATAAAGCCGAAAAAAATTTATGAAGAAGTCAGCGATGAACTTTATGAAATGATTCGGTCAGGCAGCCTGAAACCAGGTGAACAATTGGATTCCATTCAGCAGCTTGCGGAAAATTTCCAAGTCGGGCGCCCGGCCATCCGTGAAGCATTAAGTGCATTAAGTTCAATGGGTCTTATTGAAATAAAACAAGGTGAAGGAACATTCGTTAAAACCTTCGACCCCGCCATCATGAACCACCCCTTGTCTGCCGCCCTTTTGATGGATCAAGACAATATCAAGCATTTACTGGAAGTTCGGAAAATACTTGAGTCCGGTACGGCAGAAGTGGCAGCGAAGAAGAGAACGGAAGAAAACCTTATCGAACTCAAGGACAGGCTTTTTGATATGGAAAAGGTATCAGATGATGAAGAACTAAGTGATAAAGCGGACATCGCCTTCCATGTTGCCGTGGCAAACGCATCACAAAATGAGCTGCTGATTACATTGATGAACCATGTTTCAGAATTAATGACGGAAAAGATGCGTGATATCCGTCGGGTTGCGCTTTATTCCGAAGAGATGACACTCAAGCAGCTTTACCAGCAGCATGTCAGGATTTATGATGCAATCTTGGCACAGGATGAAGACGGAGCCCGCAGTGCCATGCTGTTTCACCTTCAAAGCGTCGAGGAATCGCTGGACCGGGTCATCCAAAAAAATCAGCAAAAGAATCATTGA